ACTCGAGGTTCGAGATTCTGACGCCGAGTTTCCGGACCGATTCGGTCTCGAACTCGGTGAAGAGATCCCGAGCGATCCGGTCGACGAGGTCGGGATCGTCGATCGGTCCCGGCAACGACCGCTCGCGCGTGTTGACGTCGAACGGCGGCGTCACCGCCTTGACGCCGACGGTCCGGTAGAGCGCACCTCTTCGGCGAGCGCGATCGGCGACGGCCGCTGCGAGCGTCTCGATCTGTTCGTACTTCGGATCGGGTTCGGCGACCGGTTCGGCGAACGCCGACTCCCGCGAGAAGCTCTTCGGGTCCCCCTTCGGCTCGACCCGGCGGTCGTCTTCTCCGCGGGCGCGGTCGTAGAGCTCCCGCCCGCGCTCGCCGAACCGGGAGACCAGCGGCTCCGGATCGGCCGCCGCGACGTCGCCGGCCGTCTCGAGTCCCATCTCCCGCAACTCGCGGGCCGTCACGGGGCCGACGCCGTGAAGCAGGTCGACCTCGAGGGGGGCGAGGAACTTCCGGAGTTCGCCGGGACGGACCACCGTCAGTCCGTCGGGCTTGTCGTAGTCGCTCGCGATCTTGGCCGCGCTCATCGTAGGCGCCGCGCCGACGCTGACGACGATGCCGACCTCTCGGCGGATGCGGTCTTTCACGTGGCGGGCGAAACCGTCGGCGACCTCCCAGGCGGTGCGCTCGGTGACGTCGAGGTAGGCCTCGTCGATGCTCACCTCGCGAACGACGTCGGCGCAGTCGTGGAGGATCGCTTGAACCTCCTCGGCCACGGACTCGTAGTAGTCCATGTCCACGGGTCGGTAGTGGCCGGTTTCGTCGGGCTCCCGCGGTGACTCGAGGTCGGAATCGTAGTCGCCCGCGTCGGGATCGAGCGCCGCGCGCCGGGGCAGCCGCTCGAGGGCGCTCGAGATCGCCTGCGCGCTCTCGACGCCGAACTCGCGAGCTTCGTAGCTGGCGGTGGCGACGGCGCCGACGGTCTCGCCCGGCTCGTACCCCATGCCGACGACGAGGGGTTCGTCCTCGAGTTCGGGCTCGCGCAGTCGCTCGCAGGCGGCGTAGAAGCAGTCGGCGTCGACGTGCAGGATGATGGGGTCCTCGTCGTCCTCGTCGGCTTCGACGCCCGGAAGTCGCGGCCCGTCGGACATTCAGTTGAGGATTCGACCGAACGGTTGTGAACGTTGCGCCCCAACCTCTTTTACCGAGATCCTCCCTCGTTCGTTTCACTCACTCGGTCGAACCCCGGTAAAACCCGTTGATGCTGTCAGAACGCGTTGCGTTCTGACTGCTAATCAGAACCGCTTACGGTTCTGATGATGCCAAAAAGCCGCCGTCGCGGGGTTTCACCCCGCTCCGGCGGTGTCGTTCGAAACGGCAGAGCCGTTTCGCGAGTGAGCAAACGCTTCGCGTTTGCGATCTATGCAAGACCGGAGGTCTTGCAGCATGCCGAGAAAGCGAAACTCTCTCGTAACAAACCGCTCGCGTTGCTCGCGGATGCACGCTCCACCGCCGGGCGTTCCTTTCGCACCAGCAATAATCGAACGGGGTGTTTTAGTTTCGAATGGTTTTCTGGGTAGCGACAGCGTATCACGAGTTACTGTCACATGACCCGACCGACCGAGGGCGAAACCCACACGTTCGAGCGCGCGTTCACGAACGACGAGGTTCGGCAGTTCGCCGACCTCTCGCGGGACACCCAGTCCCGACACACCGATCCCGATCCGGAGGGACGACTGCTGGTACACGGACTGTTGACGGCGACGCTGCCGACGAAGATCGGCGGCGACCTCGAGGTACTGGCCTCGTCGATGACGTTCGAGTTTCGCCAGCCGGTCTACACCGGGCAGTCGATCACGTGCAGGTGGCTGTACGAGGACGTCGTGAAGCGCGAGGACCGCTACGACCTGACCGCGGACGTCGTCTGCGAGAACGGCCACGGAGACACCGTTCTCACGGCGACCATCGAGGGGATCGTCTGGGACGACGGGTCGAACGACGGTTGATAACGCCTCGAGAACGCGTCTTCAGTTGTACCCACGCCAGCGCTTTCCGCACTCGGTACACTTGAAAAAGCGCGTCGGCGGCTCGTCGGCCGAGGCCGTCTGCTTGAGCGTGTACCAGGCCTCCTGGTTGCCACACTCGTCGCAGACGACGTCGGTCGCCTTCGGCTTCCCCTCGAAGTTCGCGTCCTCGGTGGACTCGATCACGTCGTCGTCGATCTGCGATTCGGTCGAGACGAACTCGCTCTCGCTCTCGCGCTCGCTCGAGGCGTCGCAGTTCGTACAGACCATGCGGTCGCCGTCAGCTTTCATCATCGAGCCGCAGTCGTCGCAAAACTGCATGTCCGCACGTACGCACGCACAGCGACAAAACTCCCTCGTTCGTCGAACGCTCGAACGTCTCCGTCTTACACCTGAACGTTCCGATCGCGCTATAGTACCAACTGAAACGGTTTCCACACCGATCGCACTGTGCGCGGTTCTCGCTTGCTTCGCTCGCTCCGACCCGCGCTCCCGTCGTGCGATCGGGTGTGCACTGACTTTCAGTGGCTACTATACTATAGTTTTCAAATTCCCTCACAGCACCTAAGAAGGGGGTGAATGCGCAATTTGCGGGGGAAGTTCTTATACATCTCGCCACAAACTGTGCGTTAAATGACTTCCTCTCCTTACACGGATGCAGATTCGGCCGTTCACGCTCGCATCCGTCAACAGGAGGTCGTTGCCGAACTCGGACAGCAGGCGCTCGAAACGGACGACCTCGACCGGTTGATGCACGACGCTGCGGTCGCGGTCGCCGAGACGCTCGACGTCGAATACGCGACCGTCCTCGAGTTGTCGCCCGGTGGCGACGAAGTCGTTCTCAGGCACGGTGTCGGCTGGCAGAATGAAGTCGTCGACGAGGCGACGATCCCGGCGACTCTCGACTCGCGAGTCGGATACACGCTCCACTCGGAGGAGCCGATCATCGTCACCGACTACCGTACCGAGGAGCGGTTCTCCGACCCCGATCTGCTCATCGAGCACGGTGTCGTCAGCGGAATCAGCGTCGTCATCGGTTCCGCCGAGGAGCCGCGGGGCGTTCTGGGAACGCATTCGACCGAGGAGCGGGAGTTTACCGAACACGACGCGAATTTCGTTCAAAGCGTCGCAAACGTACTCGCAACGGCGATCGAGAACAAAGCAGCACACAGCCAACTGCGAGAGATCCACGAGCGGATCACCAACGGGGTCCTGGCGCTGAACGAAGAGTGGGAATTCACTCACGTCAACCAGCAGGCCGAGGAGAGCCTCGGTCACGACGCCGACGAGTTACTGGGTGCGAATATTTGGGAACTTTTCCCCTCGCTAGCGGGAACCGAGTTCGAAGAGCACTACCGAGAAGCGATGGACTCCCAGGAGTCCGTCTCGTTCGAGGGGTATTACCCGCCGTTCGACGCGTGGTTCGAGGAGCACGCGTACCCGTCCGAAACGGGCCTATCGGTGTACTTCCGCGACGTCACCGAGCAAAAGCAGATCGAGGCCGAACTCGACGAGATTTACGGACGCATCTCGGACGCCTTCTTCGCGCTCGACGAGGAGTGGCAGTTCACGTACCTGAACGAACGCGCTCACGAACTGATCAACCCCGAGGACCGAGCGCTAATCGGCGAGTCCGTCTGGGAAGCGTTTCCCGAGGCGACCGAACGAACGTTCAAATCCGAGTACGAGGAGGCGATGTCCGAACAGGAGACCGTCTCCTTCGAAGAGTACTATCCCGATCCGCTCAATACGTGGTTCGACGTTCGAGCGTACCCCTCCGAGACGGGACTCTCAGTCTACTTCCGAGACATCACTGAGCGAAAGGAGCGCGAAGCCAAACTCGAGAAAACGATACGCGAGTTGCGCGAAAGCGAGGAGCGGTTGCGTCTCGCACTCAAGGCCGGAGAGATGGGCACGTGGGAACTCGACCTGCAAACGGAGGAGTCGCCCGTTCGTTCTCCACACCACGATCGGATCTTCGGCTACGAGGAACCGCTCGACGACTGGGACTTCGAGACCTTCCTCGAACACGTCCATCCGGACGATCGCGTGGATGTGGAACGACGGTTCGAGGGGGCCTTCGAGACGGGCGAGTGGGAATTCGACTGCCGGATCACGCGGGCCGACGGCGAGCAACGGGTGATCGCCGCTCAGGGAGTGTTCTACTACGATGAGGGCGAGCCGGTACGTGCAGTCGGGGTGGTACAGGACGTGACCGAACAGAAAGCGCACGAACGACAACTCGAGAAGTCCAATCAGCGGCTCGAGCAATTCGCGTACGCGGCTTCCCACGACCTACAAGAGCC
This DNA window, taken from Natronococcus sp. CG52, encodes the following:
- a CDS encoding DNA polymerase Y family protein, with protein sequence MSDGPRLPGVEADEDDEDPIILHVDADCFYAACERLREPELEDEPLVVGMGYEPGETVGAVATASYEAREFGVESAQAISSALERLPRRAALDPDAGDYDSDLESPREPDETGHYRPVDMDYYESVAEEVQAILHDCADVVREVSIDEAYLDVTERTAWEVADGFARHVKDRIRREVGIVVSVGAAPTMSAAKIASDYDKPDGLTVVRPGELRKFLAPLEVDLLHGVGPVTARELREMGLETAGDVAAADPEPLVSRFGERGRELYDRARGEDDRRVEPKGDPKSFSRESAFAEPVAEPDPKYEQIETLAAAVADRARRRGALYRTVGVKAVTPPFDVNTRERSLPGPIDDPDLVDRIARDLFTEFETESVRKLGVRISNLEFSAADQASLEGWGRTAGSADGQRRQSDGGTDSSGTDSDRTGEQQRPVNGGTDDCEPNERTATDERRPIGQTSLGDFC
- a CDS encoding hotdog family protein, which codes for MTRPTEGETHTFERAFTNDEVRQFADLSRDTQSRHTDPDPEGRLLVHGLLTATLPTKIGGDLEVLASSMTFEFRQPVYTGQSITCRWLYEDVVKREDRYDLTADVVCENGHGDTVLTATIEGIVWDDGSNDG
- a CDS encoding transcription factor S: MQFCDDCGSMMKADGDRMVCTNCDASSERESESEFVSTESQIDDDVIESTEDANFEGKPKATDVVCDECGNQEAWYTLKQTASADEPPTRFFKCTECGKRWRGYN
- a CDS encoding PAS domain-containing protein, translated to MTSSPYTDADSAVHARIRQQEVVAELGQQALETDDLDRLMHDAAVAVAETLDVEYATVLELSPGGDEVVLRHGVGWQNEVVDEATIPATLDSRVGYTLHSEEPIIVTDYRTEERFSDPDLLIEHGVVSGISVVIGSAEEPRGVLGTHSTEEREFTEHDANFVQSVANVLATAIENKAAHSQLREIHERITNGVLALNEEWEFTHVNQQAEESLGHDADELLGANIWELFPSLAGTEFEEHYREAMDSQESVSFEGYYPPFDAWFEEHAYPSETGLSVYFRDVTEQKQIEAELDEIYGRISDAFFALDEEWQFTYLNERAHELINPEDRALIGESVWEAFPEATERTFKSEYEEAMSEQETVSFEEYYPDPLNTWFDVRAYPSETGLSVYFRDITERKEREAKLEKTIRELRESEERLRLALKAGEMGTWELDLQTEESPVRSPHHDRIFGYEEPLDDWDFETFLEHVHPDDRVDVERRFEGAFETGEWEFDCRITRADGEQRVIAAQGVFYYDEGEPVRAVGVVQDVTEQKAHERQLEKSNQRLEQFAYAASHDLQEPLRMVSSYLSLIERRYGGELDDDAEEFLEFAVDGADRMREMVDGLLEYSRVDTQGDPLEPVDLASLVENVREDLQMQIAESDAQITTEDLPPVMGDDSQLRQVFQNLISNAIAYSGTEPPRIHIEADRRGRKWMLSVRDEGIGIDPDNQDRVFEVFQRLHSRENHSGTGIGLALCQRIVERHDGRIWVDSEPGEGSTFSFTLPAVGELDSLNSPS